Proteins encoded by one window of Salmonirosea aquatica:
- a CDS encoding HD domain-containing protein, with protein sequence MPYATEEILTEIQSLFDQHGREPYYGEDVSQFEHAAQAAELAVRDGYDEEVQIAAFLHDIGHMLPTDDPAELMDDYGRRDHEGVAADWLRRRGFSDKVGILIENHVNAKRYLTWKNPAYFAALSEASIQTLAFQGGPMETAEAEEFEKNPYFDLIIRMRRWDEAAKLQDYPTPDLDHYLELIKSYLQTQKST encoded by the coding sequence GTGCCTTACGCTACCGAAGAAATCCTGACTGAAATCCAGTCGCTATTTGACCAACATGGCCGCGAACCCTACTACGGCGAGGATGTCTCGCAGTTTGAACACGCTGCGCAAGCCGCCGAACTCGCCGTACGCGACGGCTACGATGAGGAAGTACAAATCGCCGCCTTCCTGCACGACATCGGCCACATGCTGCCTACCGACGATCCCGCCGAGCTTATGGACGACTACGGCCGCCGTGACCACGAAGGCGTAGCCGCTGACTGGCTGCGGAGGCGCGGGTTTTCCGATAAGGTGGGGATCCTGATCGAAAACCATGTGAATGCCAAAAGGTACCTTACCTGGAAAAATCCCGCTTATTTCGCCGCGCTGTCCGAAGCCAGCATCCAGACGCTCGCCTTTCAGGGTGGTCCGATGGAAACGGCCGAAGCCGAAGAATTTGAAAAGAATCCGTACTTTGACCTGATCATCCGCATGCGTCGCTGGGACGAAGCCGCCAAGCTGCAGGACTACCCTACGCCGGATCTAGATCACTATCTGGAATTGATTAAAAGCTACCTCCAAACCCAGAAGTCCACCTGA
- a CDS encoding NAD(P)-dependent alcohol dehydrogenase produces the protein MKAIVCTEYGSPDVLTLKEVEKPTPGDKEVLVRIYAASVNAGDWHLLRGKPLLARLSLGLLKPKHNILGFDMAGRVEAVGRDVSQFRAGDEVFADLSASSFGAFAEYTCVPEHLLALKPNNLTFGEAAAVPCAAVTALQALRDEGKISAGEKVLINGASGGVGTFAVQIAKSFGAEVTAVGSTGKLDMLRSLGADHVIDYTKEDFTALAAQEKGTTYDLILAANGYHPILAYKRALNPGGRYVMTGGVNAQMFQALLLGSLVSGKEKKLGAMLAKPSQKDLFILKELIETGKVKPVIEKNYKLSEVPEAIRFVEAGHARGKIVIEVATKV, from the coding sequence ATGAAAGCTATCGTTTGCACGGAGTACGGCTCACCCGATGTTCTTACCCTCAAAGAGGTAGAAAAACCCACGCCTGGTGACAAAGAGGTACTGGTTAGAATATATGCCGCATCGGTCAACGCCGGCGATTGGCACTTGCTGCGTGGAAAGCCGCTGCTTGCCCGCCTGTCGTTGGGGCTTTTAAAACCAAAACACAACATCCTTGGCTTCGATATGGCTGGCCGGGTGGAAGCAGTAGGCCGGGACGTCAGTCAGTTCCGGGCAGGCGATGAAGTATTCGCAGATTTGTCGGCTAGTAGTTTTGGAGCATTTGCGGAGTACACCTGCGTGCCCGAACACCTGCTCGCCTTAAAACCAAACAACCTGACTTTTGGTGAAGCCGCGGCCGTACCCTGCGCGGCAGTCACGGCTTTACAGGCCTTGCGTGATGAAGGAAAAATCAGTGCGGGGGAAAAAGTACTCATCAATGGAGCATCGGGTGGAGTGGGAACCTTTGCCGTGCAAATTGCCAAATCGTTTGGCGCCGAGGTCACCGCAGTGGGCAGTACGGGAAAACTGGATATGCTGCGTTCCCTGGGTGCCGATCACGTTATCGACTACACCAAAGAAGATTTTACCGCATTGGCAGCACAGGAAAAAGGAACAACATACGACCTGATTTTGGCGGCCAATGGCTACCATCCAATCCTGGCGTACAAGCGAGCCCTGAACCCCGGAGGAAGGTACGTCATGACCGGCGGGGTAAACGCCCAGATGTTTCAGGCGTTGCTCCTGGGTTCATTGGTTTCAGGGAAGGAAAAAAAGCTGGGAGCAATGTTGGCTAAGCCCAGCCAGAAAGATTTGTTCATTCTGAAAGAACTCATTGAAACCGGGAAGGTAAAACCTGTGATCGAAAAGAATTACAAGTTGAGCGAAGTACCTGAAGCGATTCGATTCGTGGAAGCAGGACACGCCAGGGGGAAGATAGTTATTGAGGTAGCGACGAAAGTCTAA
- a CDS encoding alkaline phosphatase family protein has translation MRYFLFLTLFLSYSAFAQKRVVVIGLDGLSPDGIRNASTPVLDSLMKNGSYSLNAKAVYPSSSSPNWASMITGTSPAHHEVWSNDWKRTDIADKSYCGGPNGQLYPTIFRAVREQKNEAVIACFYDWDDFGRLLEDNVCTVKEDRKGEDDTAQRAAEYIAANAPLFTFVHLDHVDHAGHDAGHGTPTYYKSVSKADSLIGTIMNAIRASGKADETVVLITADHGGVGKGHGGTSRAEMTIPWIISGKGIKKNHELSTSIDTFDTAMTIAKVLKVKPFECWTGKAIVEAIK, from the coding sequence GTGCGATACTTCCTATTCCTGACCCTTTTCCTGTCTTATTCTGCCTTTGCCCAAAAACGCGTCGTGGTCATCGGCCTCGACGGCCTGAGTCCCGATGGCATCCGCAACGCCTCGACGCCCGTGCTGGATTCCTTGATGAAAAACGGCAGTTATTCCTTGAATGCCAAAGCGGTATACCCCAGTTCGAGCAGTCCGAACTGGGCTTCGATGATCACAGGTACCTCACCCGCCCACCATGAGGTGTGGTCGAACGACTGGAAGCGTACCGACATTGCCGATAAGTCGTACTGCGGCGGGCCCAACGGGCAGCTGTACCCGACCATCTTCCGCGCCGTTCGGGAACAAAAAAACGAGGCCGTCATCGCCTGTTTTTACGACTGGGACGATTTCGGGCGACTGCTGGAGGATAATGTATGTACCGTAAAGGAGGACCGTAAGGGCGAAGACGATACCGCCCAGCGAGCCGCGGAGTACATTGCGGCCAACGCCCCGCTGTTTACCTTTGTGCATCTCGACCATGTGGATCACGCCGGTCACGACGCCGGGCATGGTACCCCTACCTACTACAAATCGGTAAGCAAGGCCGATTCACTGATCGGCACAATCATGAACGCGATCCGGGCCTCGGGAAAGGCTGACGAAACGGTAGTCCTTATTACGGCCGACCACGGCGGCGTGGGCAAAGGCCACGGGGGTACCAGCCGCGCCGAAATGACCATTCCGTGGATTATCTCGGGTAAAGGCATAAAGAAAAATCACGAACTTAGTACCTCCATCGACACCTTCGACACCGCCATGACCATCGCCAAAGTGTTGAAAGTAAAACCGTTCGAATGCTGGACGGGAAAGGCCATTGTGGAAGCAATAAAATAG
- a CDS encoding SusC/RagA family TonB-linked outer membrane protein, with protein MLRVFSPPFQTRFFRTFSCILLAGLFCLEAFAQNQLTGRVTDQATGEPVPGASVVIKGTNVGTSTAIDGKYQISVPATATTLVFSFVGFTTQEISIDNRSTIDVAMSTDLRQLQEVVVTALGIKKDVRRIGVAIQTVDGTSTVKAREPNAVNALAGKVAGLTVGIQQELLRKPNIMLRGNSDVLFVVDGVPVNSDTWNISPDDIETYSVLKGATASALYGFRGKNGAILITTKRGTKDQRGFSVDVNSSTMIDNGFYAIPKVQDEYGPGDHGRYAFGDGKGGGLNDGDYDGGWGPKFEGQPIPQYDSPVDPVTGVRQGTPWIARGKDNLNRFLNPGVLSTNNISVAASSEKYNLRFSASQISQKGIVPNTKLNITNFNVTADYNFSKRLTFQSGLQYNRQYTPNIPDVNYGPNSIIYNMTLWAGADWDVADMRNYWQPGKEGIQQIYAEYQRYNNPYFMSYEWLRGHYKTDVIGQASMNYKITDFLDVMLRTQVTTWNLFRNEKMPYSAGSYGRDERRGDYREDRRNLFENNTDVLIKFDKDLFKDFNAKVWAGGNIRTFEYNSQYGSTDYLNVPGLYNFNNSANPVRTSNFASAMRVNSAYYSADFTYRNLFTVSTTGRVDKLSTLPSGNNTFFYPSVALSTVLSDYIQLPKVVSFFKLRGSYANVKDALTRSTIGTTPALGDGNPLGYGDQYYSPYDGPTYQNAAVYSTPFAYNNTPAAYYTNTLNNPNLQPSSTSQSEVGLDFRVLENRIGLDVTYFVSNEGPRIFSLPISTTTGYSSALVNGIKTRKTGWEVALTGSPLRSATGLNWNIVANYSTFKEVLTEIYPGVDALNTFFKVGDRLDKYYGRAFAKTDDGQIINDASGRPIYLPVNQFLGYVNPKFVFGINNKFSYRDFNFSFQFDGRIGGIISNYIQKQTFRGGRHIDLVQGAMGEARYQDYLGNKTWVGEGVQVANGASLNYDADGKITNMSELTFTPNTTQQFLQDWVSRYYNSDEGNLMSRSFGMLREVVIGYTLPAGLLERSKFIKNASVSLVGRNLLYFAEKKDIDLNQYITDGSSGLQTPSTRRYGVNVSLTF; from the coding sequence ATGTTACGTGTATTTTCTCCACCGTTCCAAACTCGTTTTTTTCGGACTTTTTCATGCATTCTGTTGGCGGGGCTATTTTGCCTGGAAGCCTTCGCCCAAAACCAGCTCACGGGCCGGGTGACCGACCAGGCTACGGGTGAGCCCGTGCCGGGTGCCAGTGTTGTGATCAAAGGTACCAATGTAGGTACCAGCACGGCCATTGACGGAAAGTACCAAATCAGCGTTCCGGCTACGGCCACCACGCTGGTATTTTCTTTTGTGGGTTTTACCACCCAGGAAATCTCCATTGACAACCGCTCGACCATCGACGTTGCTATGTCCACCGACCTGCGCCAGTTGCAGGAAGTAGTCGTGACGGCGCTGGGTATCAAGAAAGACGTGCGCCGCATCGGGGTAGCTATCCAGACTGTCGACGGCACATCGACGGTAAAGGCCCGTGAACCCAATGCCGTCAACGCGCTGGCGGGCAAAGTAGCCGGGCTTACGGTAGGAATCCAGCAGGAACTGCTGCGCAAGCCCAACATTATGTTGCGGGGTAATTCGGATGTACTTTTCGTGGTCGATGGGGTACCTGTCAACTCCGATACCTGGAATATTTCGCCCGACGACATCGAAACCTACTCGGTACTGAAAGGTGCGACGGCTTCGGCGCTGTACGGTTTCCGGGGTAAAAATGGCGCTATCCTAATTACGACCAAACGCGGTACCAAAGACCAGCGCGGTTTTTCGGTGGATGTAAATTCGTCCACGATGATCGACAATGGCTTTTACGCCATTCCTAAGGTACAGGATGAGTACGGTCCCGGCGACCATGGCCGCTATGCGTTCGGTGATGGCAAGGGCGGCGGACTCAACGACGGCGATTACGACGGCGGCTGGGGGCCCAAATTTGAGGGACAGCCTATTCCGCAGTACGATAGCCCCGTCGATCCGGTAACGGGCGTGCGGCAGGGTACCCCCTGGATAGCACGGGGAAAAGACAATCTGAACCGCTTCCTGAATCCGGGGGTACTTTCAACCAATAATATCTCGGTAGCGGCTTCGAGCGAGAAATACAACCTGCGTTTTTCGGCTTCCCAGATTTCGCAGAAAGGCATTGTCCCCAACACCAAGCTGAACATCACGAACTTCAACGTCACGGCGGATTATAATTTCTCTAAGCGGCTGACTTTCCAGTCGGGCCTACAGTACAACCGCCAGTATACGCCCAATATTCCTGATGTCAACTACGGTCCCAATTCTATCATATACAATATGACGCTCTGGGCTGGCGCCGACTGGGACGTGGCCGATATGCGCAATTACTGGCAGCCGGGCAAAGAGGGGATTCAGCAAATTTACGCCGAGTACCAGCGCTACAACAACCCGTACTTTATGAGCTACGAGTGGCTGCGCGGCCACTATAAAACCGATGTGATCGGCCAGGCTTCGATGAACTACAAGATTACTGACTTCCTGGATGTGATGCTACGCACACAGGTAACGACCTGGAACCTGTTCCGTAACGAGAAGATGCCCTACTCCGCCGGATCATACGGACGCGACGAACGCCGGGGCGACTACCGCGAAGATCGCCGGAACCTGTTCGAAAACAACACGGACGTACTGATAAAATTTGATAAGGATTTGTTCAAAGATTTCAACGCCAAAGTATGGGCCGGGGGCAACATCCGTACCTTCGAGTACAACTCGCAGTACGGCTCCACAGACTATCTGAACGTACCCGGTCTGTATAATTTCAACAATTCCGCTAACCCCGTCCGCACGTCCAATTTCGCCTCGGCTATGCGTGTAAACTCAGCCTACTATTCGGCGGATTTTACCTACCGCAATCTGTTTACCGTTTCGACCACGGGTCGGGTGGACAAGCTTTCGACGCTGCCTAGCGGAAACAATACCTTCTTCTATCCTTCCGTGGCGCTTTCCACGGTACTTTCTGACTATATCCAATTGCCCAAAGTCGTATCGTTTTTCAAGCTGCGCGGTTCCTACGCCAACGTGAAAGATGCCCTAACCCGCTCGACGATCGGTACTACTCCCGCCTTGGGCGACGGCAATCCGCTGGGGTACGGCGATCAGTACTACTCGCCTTACGACGGACCTACCTACCAGAACGCCGCCGTATACTCCACTCCGTTTGCTTACAACAATACCCCTGCCGCTTACTACACCAATACGCTCAACAACCCCAACCTACAGCCCAGCTCGACTTCCCAATCGGAGGTAGGTCTTGATTTTCGCGTGTTGGAAAACCGCATCGGCCTGGATGTGACCTACTTTGTTTCCAACGAAGGTCCCCGCATTTTCTCGCTGCCCATTTCCACCACTACGGGCTACAGCTCGGCTTTGGTGAATGGCATCAAAACCCGCAAAACGGGTTGGGAAGTAGCACTGACGGGCTCGCCTTTGCGTTCCGCTACGGGCCTGAACTGGAATATCGTGGCTAATTACTCCACCTTCAAAGAGGTACTCACGGAAATTTATCCCGGCGTGGACGCGCTGAATACTTTCTTCAAGGTAGGCGACCGGTTGGATAAATACTATGGCCGGGCTTTTGCCAAAACGGACGACGGGCAGATTATCAACGACGCTTCGGGCCGCCCCATTTACTTGCCGGTGAATCAGTTCTTGGGCTATGTAAATCCCAAGTTTGTATTCGGAATCAACAATAAATTCAGTTACCGCGACTTCAATTTCAGCTTCCAGTTCGACGGTCGCATCGGCGGCATCATTTCCAACTACATCCAGAAGCAGACTTTCCGGGGCGGTCGTCACATCGACCTGGTGCAGGGAGCCATGGGCGAAGCTCGCTACCAGGACTATCTGGGCAACAAAACCTGGGTAGGTGAAGGCGTACAGGTAGCCAATGGCGCATCGCTCAACTACGATGCCGACGGTAAAATCACCAATATGAGCGAGTTGACGTTCACCCCCAATACTACCCAGCAATTCCTGCAGGATTGGGTAAGCCGCTACTACAACTCCGATGAGGGCAACCTGATGAGCCGCTCGTTCGGGATGCTACGCGAAGTCGTGATCGGGTACACTCTACCAGCCGGATTACTCGAAAGAAGCAAGTTCATCAAGAACGCCTCGGTATCGCTCGTAGGGCGCAACCTACTGTACTTTGCCGAGAAAAAAGACATTGACCTCAACCAGTACATCACCGACGGTTCCTCAGGTTTGCAGACGCCCTCGACCAGAAGGTACGGCGTGAATGTAAGTTTGACATTTTAA
- a CDS encoding PadR family transcriptional regulator: protein MKGTNLGEFEELVLLTVAALMEEAYSVAICDELTEQTGRSVKLGVVHAVLNRLEEKGLVKSELGEATKVRGGKRKRFYQLTIPGKAALVSAKSMRDQLWDRIPSLVWKKA, encoded by the coding sequence ATGAAAGGTACAAACCTCGGAGAATTTGAAGAACTGGTGCTGCTCACCGTCGCGGCGTTGATGGAAGAAGCCTACAGCGTCGCGATCTGCGACGAGCTCACAGAACAAACGGGCCGTTCGGTAAAACTGGGCGTGGTACACGCCGTGCTCAACCGCCTCGAAGAGAAGGGCCTTGTGAAAAGTGAGCTGGGGGAAGCCACGAAGGTACGGGGTGGGAAACGCAAAAGATTCTATCAACTGACCATACCGGGCAAGGCCGCGTTGGTAAGCGCCAAGTCGATGCGCGATCAGTTGTGGGATAGGATACCGTCGCTGGTCTGGAAAAAAGCGTAG
- a CDS encoding alpha/beta hydrolase family protein — translation MRKNVVLISASVAILAYLVYIVLSEKPFAIKFQEPKPPYPYHTEEVQFKNDQAGITLSGTLTIPEKDGNFPAVVLITGSGPQNRNEEVFGHKPFLVIADYLTRQGFAVLRYDDRGVGQSTGNFMTATSQDFAADAESAMAYLKSRKEINLEKMGVAGHSEGGLVAAIAASRSKDISFVISLAGPGVTGIEVMTLQAELIARAGGVDEKGIAMLKKINQETTDILRKSTDTTQHDRIREGSHAELPRANATSRTNQRAVF, via the coding sequence ATGAGAAAAAACGTCGTCCTCATTTCCGCCTCTGTCGCAATCCTGGCCTATCTCGTGTACATTGTCTTGTCCGAAAAGCCATTCGCAATAAAATTTCAGGAGCCGAAACCACCCTATCCCTATCATACCGAAGAAGTACAATTCAAGAACGACCAGGCGGGCATTACGCTGTCAGGTACCCTGACTATACCAGAAAAGGATGGAAATTTTCCGGCCGTGGTACTGATCACCGGCAGCGGCCCTCAGAACAGAAATGAAGAAGTTTTTGGACATAAACCTTTCCTGGTGATTGCCGATTACCTGACCCGGCAGGGTTTCGCGGTTTTGCGGTACGACGACCGGGGCGTTGGCCAATCTACCGGAAATTTTATGACAGCGACTTCGCAGGATTTTGCCGCCGATGCGGAAAGCGCGATGGCCTATCTGAAATCCAGAAAGGAAATTAATCTGGAAAAAATGGGTGTGGCCGGGCATAGCGAAGGCGGACTCGTCGCCGCGATTGCGGCATCCCGCTCAAAAGATATCAGCTTTGTTATTTCACTGGCCGGACCGGGCGTTACCGGTATCGAAGTGATGACCTTACAGGCGGAATTAATCGCGCGGGCCGGCGGTGTGGACGAAAAAGGAATAGCGATGCTTAAAAAGATAAATCAGGAAACTACCGATATACTCAGGAAATCCACGGACACGACCCAACATGACCGCATACGTGAAGGATCACATGCAGAATTACCCCGAGCAAATGCTACCTCCCGGACAAACCAAAGAGCAGTTTTTTAG
- a CDS encoding SusD/RagB family nutrient-binding outer membrane lipoprotein, giving the protein MKINKHITLAFLVVGLALSSCDKSFEELEKDPNRAVSAPASLVLQGIEYDLYNNTGRPFSSEMRWNQFYAINYNYYGTNEYQWGEMPNHYFTLKNVVRMEEEAKRAGAADVNGYSALGKFFRAFFFDQMSIRVGDLPVMEALAGNDNFTPKYDSQKAIYVQILKWLDESNADLASLITKGENTVAGDFYFGGDLRKWQKAVNALKLRILIRLSKKESDAELNVKGRFAEVLNNPAKFPLFEGMGDNLQFISNNFNKYPSNPDNFGFDATRQNMAKTYVDLLVARKDPRVMVVAEPAGAELKAGKKPSDFTAFVGASSGEDLTDMSEKAGRDNGAGFAPGAYSFQSRSRYYSNYVGEAVFILGYPELCFNLAEGINRGWASGDAELWYKQGIKASQEFYGVKDGTLALRYSRTGGRDAADFGTYTIDFNFDTYYAQPLVKYDGNNAAGLTKILTQKYLAFFMNSGMEAYFNYRRTGVPSFLTGVGTGNSGRIATRWQYPFSERTTNELNYKAAIQSQFGGQDNINDALWISK; this is encoded by the coding sequence ATGAAAATCAATAAGCATATCACCCTCGCTTTCCTCGTAGTGGGCCTGGCCCTTTCGAGCTGCGATAAATCGTTCGAGGAGCTCGAAAAAGATCCCAACCGTGCCGTATCGGCACCGGCGTCGCTGGTGTTGCAGGGCATCGAATACGACCTGTACAATAACACGGGTCGGCCGTTCAGCTCCGAGATGCGCTGGAACCAGTTTTATGCGATTAATTATAACTACTACGGTACCAACGAGTACCAGTGGGGCGAAATGCCGAATCACTACTTCACGCTGAAAAATGTGGTGCGGATGGAAGAGGAAGCCAAACGCGCCGGGGCTGCCGACGTAAACGGCTACTCGGCGCTGGGTAAGTTTTTCCGGGCGTTCTTCTTCGATCAGATGTCCATTCGGGTAGGCGACCTGCCCGTGATGGAAGCGCTGGCGGGCAACGACAATTTTACGCCTAAGTACGATTCGCAGAAAGCGATTTATGTACAGATTCTGAAATGGCTGGATGAGTCCAACGCGGACCTCGCTTCTTTGATCACCAAAGGCGAAAATACCGTGGCTGGAGACTTTTATTTCGGAGGAGACCTGCGCAAGTGGCAGAAAGCGGTGAATGCCCTGAAATTGCGCATTCTCATTCGCCTCAGCAAAAAAGAAAGCGACGCCGAACTGAACGTGAAAGGCCGTTTTGCGGAGGTTCTGAACAATCCCGCCAAATTTCCGCTGTTCGAAGGGATGGGCGACAACCTCCAGTTCATTTCCAACAACTTTAACAAGTACCCCTCCAACCCAGACAACTTCGGTTTCGACGCCACGCGCCAGAATATGGCCAAAACCTACGTGGATTTATTGGTAGCCCGCAAAGATCCACGCGTGATGGTAGTGGCCGAGCCCGCCGGTGCCGAACTGAAAGCGGGAAAAAAGCCCTCGGACTTCACGGCTTTTGTAGGTGCCAGCTCGGGCGAAGACCTCACCGACATGAGCGAAAAAGCGGGTCGTGACAACGGCGCGGGCTTCGCACCCGGCGCATATTCGTTCCAGAGCCGCTCGCGCTATTACTCCAATTACGTGGGCGAGGCAGTGTTTATTCTGGGGTACCCTGAGCTATGTTTTAATCTGGCTGAGGGTATCAACCGTGGCTGGGCCAGCGGCGACGCCGAGCTATGGTACAAGCAGGGCATCAAGGCTTCGCAGGAATTCTACGGTGTGAAGGATGGTACCCTTGCTTTGCGCTATTCCCGCACCGGAGGCCGCGACGCCGCTGACTTTGGTACCTATACCATCGACTTCAACTTCGATACCTACTACGCACAACCTTTGGTCAAGTACGATGGCAACAATGCCGCCGGGCTGACCAAAATCCTGACCCAGAAGTATCTGGCCTTCTTCATGAACTCGGGCATGGAAGCTTATTTCAACTACCGCCGCACGGGGGTACCTTCCTTCCTGACGGGCGTAGGTACGGGCAATTCGGGCCGCATCGCCACGCGCTGGCAGTACCCGTTCTCGGAGCGCACCACCAACGAACTCAATTATAAGGCGGCTATCCAGAGTCAATTCGGCGGACAAGACAATATCAACGACGCCCTTTGGATCTCTAAATAA